The Osmerus eperlanus chromosome 7, fOsmEpe2.1, whole genome shotgun sequence genome includes a region encoding these proteins:
- the zgc:136493 gene encoding probable 2-ketogluconate reductase isoform X2, translated as MRVRMEKPCILATSLGAPGGIYRCFAPIIQEHFTIISHDEFLKDQKMFADKLKAVFVWGAALEVDKNLLQSLPNLKVVVNGGVGVDHLDIPMINSYGVKVCNTPHVVDNATADLGMGLMLASARKILEGHQFTMSHETELLPESSLGADVSGATLGIVGMGRIGYKVAKRAYGFDMKILYHNRNRRPEEEERVVGATYCPILEDLLRRSDFVMVVVNLSPQTRGLIGAKELAMMKPTSTLINISRGHVVDQEALVEALQRKGIRAAALDVTYPEPLPTGHPLAALPNVIILPHLGTHTLETSGIMVQRMVTNALAGLSGTTPPDEVKA; from the exons ATGCGG GTGAGAATGGAGAAACCATGTATCTTGGCCACCTCCCTAGGAGCACCAGGAGGGATATACCGCTGCTTTGCTCCCATCATCCAGGAGCACTTCACAATCATCTCTCACGATGAGTTCCTTAAAGACCAGAAAATGTTTGCAgataaattgaaggcagtgtttgTCTGGGGGGCAGCCTTGGAAGTGGACAAAAACTTGCTGCAGTCTCTACCAAACCTGAAGGTGGTTGtaaatggaggggtgggggtggatcaTTTAGACATTCCTATGATCAACAGCTATGGGGTGAAAGTGTGCAACACACCCCATGTGGTTGACAATGCCACTGCAGACCTGGGCATGGGCCTAATGCTTGCATCTGCTAGGAAAATCCTGGAAGGTCACCAGTTCACAATGAGCCATGAGACAGAACTTCTCCCAGAGAGCTCATTGGGGGCCGATGTGAGCGGAGCCACACTTGGTATTGTAGGAATGGGTCGAATCGGTTACAAAGTGGCCAAGAGGGCTTACGGCTTTGACATGAAGATCCTCTACCACAACAGGAACCGCAG gccagaggaggaagagagagtggttGGGGCCACCTACTGCCCCATCCTGGAGGATCTGCTACGTAGGTCAGACTTTGTCATGGTGGTGGTGAACCTGTCTCCTCAGACACGCGGTCTAATAGGAGCCAAGGAGCTGGCCATGATGAAGCCTACCAGCACATTGATCAACATCAGCAGAG ggcACGTTGTGGACCAAGAGGCCTTGGTGGAGGCCCTACAAAGAAAGGGGATCAGAGCAGCAGCACTGGACGTCACGTACCCTGAACCCCTACCCAC aggCCATCCCCTGGCAGCCCTCCCCAATGTGATCATCCTGCCCCACCTGGGCACCCACACACTGGAAACCAGTGGCATCATGGTCCAGAGAATGGTGACCAACGCCCTAGCGGGACTGTCGGGGACCACACCCCCTGATGAGGTCAAAGCTTAG
- the zgc:136493 gene encoding probable 2-ketogluconate reductase isoform X3, with protein MEKPCILATSLGAPGGIYRCFAPIIQEHFTIISHDEFLKDQKMFADKLKAVFVWGAALEVDKNLLQSLPNLKVVVNGGVGVDHLDIPMINSYGVKVCNTPHVVDNATADLGMGLMLASARKILEGHQFTMSHETELLPESSLGADVSGATLGIVGMGRIGYKVAKRAYGFDMKILYHNRNRRPEEEERVVGATYCPILEDLLRRSDFVMVVVNLSPQTRGLIGAKELAMMKPTSTLINISRGHVVDQEALVEALQRKGIRAAALDVTYPEPLPTGHPLAALPNVIILPHLGTHTLETSGIMVQRMVTNALAGLSGTTPPDEVKA; from the exons ATGGAGAAACCATGTATCTTGGCCACCTCCCTAGGAGCACCAGGAGGGATATACCGCTGCTTTGCTCCCATCATCCAGGAGCACTTCACAATCATCTCTCACGATGAGTTCCTTAAAGACCAGAAAATGTTTGCAgataaattgaaggcagtgtttgTCTGGGGGGCAGCCTTGGAAGTGGACAAAAACTTGCTGCAGTCTCTACCAAACCTGAAGGTGGTTGtaaatggaggggtgggggtggatcaTTTAGACATTCCTATGATCAACAGCTATGGGGTGAAAGTGTGCAACACACCCCATGTGGTTGACAATGCCACTGCAGACCTGGGCATGGGCCTAATGCTTGCATCTGCTAGGAAAATCCTGGAAGGTCACCAGTTCACAATGAGCCATGAGACAGAACTTCTCCCAGAGAGCTCATTGGGGGCCGATGTGAGCGGAGCCACACTTGGTATTGTAGGAATGGGTCGAATCGGTTACAAAGTGGCCAAGAGGGCTTACGGCTTTGACATGAAGATCCTCTACCACAACAGGAACCGCAG gccagaggaggaagagagagtggttGGGGCCACCTACTGCCCCATCCTGGAGGATCTGCTACGTAGGTCAGACTTTGTCATGGTGGTGGTGAACCTGTCTCCTCAGACACGCGGTCTAATAGGAGCCAAGGAGCTGGCCATGATGAAGCCTACCAGCACATTGATCAACATCAGCAGAG ggcACGTTGTGGACCAAGAGGCCTTGGTGGAGGCCCTACAAAGAAAGGGGATCAGAGCAGCAGCACTGGACGTCACGTACCCTGAACCCCTACCCAC aggCCATCCCCTGGCAGCCCTCCCCAATGTGATCATCCTGCCCCACCTGGGCACCCACACACTGGAAACCAGTGGCATCATGGTCCAGAGAATGGTGACCAACGCCCTAGCGGGACTGTCGGGGACCACACCCCCTGATGAGGTCAAAGCTTAG
- the zgc:136493 gene encoding probable 2-ketogluconate reductase isoform X1: MITNYENQTRQVDPKLCQDESLPCSPHVRSVDYYRWARVLRPSCWNGSRLTVSRCKMFHFTCRVRIQLQTRKRFVSQLVRMEKPCILATSLGAPGGIYRCFAPIIQEHFTIISHDEFLKDQKMFADKLKAVFVWGAALEVDKNLLQSLPNLKVVVNGGVGVDHLDIPMINSYGVKVCNTPHVVDNATADLGMGLMLASARKILEGHQFTMSHETELLPESSLGADVSGATLGIVGMGRIGYKVAKRAYGFDMKILYHNRNRRPEEEERVVGATYCPILEDLLRRSDFVMVVVNLSPQTRGLIGAKELAMMKPTSTLINISRGHVVDQEALVEALQRKGIRAAALDVTYPEPLPTGHPLAALPNVIILPHLGTHTLETSGIMVQRMVTNALAGLSGTTPPDEVKA, translated from the exons ATGATAACAAATTATGAGAATCAAACTCGACAAGTTGATCCAAAGTTATGTCAAGACGAAAGTTTGCCTTGCTCACCGCATGTGCGATCTGTTGATTATTATAGATGGGCGCGGGTTTTAAGACCTTCTTGCTGGAATGGTAGTCGATTAACTGTGTCTAGATGCAAAATGTTTCATTTCACATGCAGAGTACGGATTCAGCTACAGACACGGAAACGCTTTGTATCGCAACTG GTGAGAATGGAGAAACCATGTATCTTGGCCACCTCCCTAGGAGCACCAGGAGGGATATACCGCTGCTTTGCTCCCATCATCCAGGAGCACTTCACAATCATCTCTCACGATGAGTTCCTTAAAGACCAGAAAATGTTTGCAgataaattgaaggcagtgtttgTCTGGGGGGCAGCCTTGGAAGTGGACAAAAACTTGCTGCAGTCTCTACCAAACCTGAAGGTGGTTGtaaatggaggggtgggggtggatcaTTTAGACATTCCTATGATCAACAGCTATGGGGTGAAAGTGTGCAACACACCCCATGTGGTTGACAATGCCACTGCAGACCTGGGCATGGGCCTAATGCTTGCATCTGCTAGGAAAATCCTGGAAGGTCACCAGTTCACAATGAGCCATGAGACAGAACTTCTCCCAGAGAGCTCATTGGGGGCCGATGTGAGCGGAGCCACACTTGGTATTGTAGGAATGGGTCGAATCGGTTACAAAGTGGCCAAGAGGGCTTACGGCTTTGACATGAAGATCCTCTACCACAACAGGAACCGCAG gccagaggaggaagagagagtggttGGGGCCACCTACTGCCCCATCCTGGAGGATCTGCTACGTAGGTCAGACTTTGTCATGGTGGTGGTGAACCTGTCTCCTCAGACACGCGGTCTAATAGGAGCCAAGGAGCTGGCCATGATGAAGCCTACCAGCACATTGATCAACATCAGCAGAG ggcACGTTGTGGACCAAGAGGCCTTGGTGGAGGCCCTACAAAGAAAGGGGATCAGAGCAGCAGCACTGGACGTCACGTACCCTGAACCCCTACCCAC aggCCATCCCCTGGCAGCCCTCCCCAATGTGATCATCCTGCCCCACCTGGGCACCCACACACTGGAAACCAGTGGCATCATGGTCCAGAGAATGGTGACCAACGCCCTAGCGGGACTGTCGGGGACCACACCCCCTGATGAGGTCAAAGCTTAG